The Streptomyces lienomycini sequence GGACGGTGTTGCCCAGGTAGTCGATGCGCACCCGGGAGATGGCCATGGGGTGGGTGCGCCCCTGGCGGGTGTCGTCCGCCCGGTGCCACATGAGCTTCACCGGCTTGCCGATCTGCCGGGAGACCTCGGCCGCCTCCAGCGCGGCGTCGAAGAAGAGCTTGCGGCCGAAGGAGCCGCCCCCCTCGGTGACGTGCACGGTCACCGCGCTCAGCGGCAGGCCCAGTCGGGCGGCGATCGCCTCCTTCGCGACGATGGGCGCCTTCAGACTCGACCAGATCTCGGCGCGGTCGCGGCGCACGTCGGCGATGGCGCAGTTGGGCTCCAGGGCGCTGTTGCCGCGGAAGTGGAAGGTGAACCGCTCCTCCACGTGCGGTGTCAGCGGCGGCAGGCCGAGCGGCAGTTCGGCGGCCCGCAACTCCTTGAGCACGGACGCGTCGGACTTCCCCTCGGCGCTCCCGGCCCGCCACGACACCCGCAGCGCGCGGACCGCGTCGATGCACCGGCCGAAGGTGGCCGCCCGCACCGCCACCCCGGTGGAGATCACGACGACGTCGGTGACGCCGGGCATGGCACGGACCTCGGGGAGATTGGACACCGCACCGACCTTGCCGTTGATGGTCGGCGGCCGGCACACCATCGTCGGCAGGGCGTCCGGGACGTTCAGGTCCATGGTGAACCGCTTGCCGCCGGTGACCGCCGCACGGGCGTCGACGCGGCCGCGCGGGGTGCCGACGACGGTGAACGTGTCGCGGGGCTTGAGGGCGACGGAGACCTGCTCGGTCCGTACGCCCGCCGCCTTGCGGGACAGTGCCCCGATGCCGGCGCTGTGCCCGCCCGGTCCCGTGACGACTCCTGCCGTCCAGGTCAGTTCGGTGGTCGTGAGGCCCCATTCGGCGGCCGCCGTCCGCAGCAGCCGGTCTCGGGCGACGGCGGCGGCGGTGCGGATGGGGGTGTAGGTCGAGAAGGTCGTGTTCGAGCCGCCGGTGAGCTGGTTGAACAGCAGTTCCGGTCGCGCGTCGGCCAGGGTGATGTGCACCCGCTCGAGCGGGATGCCGAGTTCCTCGGCGATCAGCATGGCCGTGGACGTGGTGATGCCCTGGCCCACCTCGGTCCGCGGCAGCGCGAAGGACACGGTGCCGTCCGGGTTCACCCGGACCGTGATCAGACCGGACGTCGGCAGGGCCGCCGCCGTCATCACGTCGTTGAGATCGATCAGGTCCGTGATCTCCGGCGAGGGGATGCCCGGCGAGGGGCTGTCCGCCCGCGCCGGGGTGGGCGGGACGAGTTGGGCGGCCGTGATCAGCGTCGGGGCGGCCAGTACGTATCCGAGGAACCGGCGCCTGCCCCACGGCCGCGTGCCGGACCCCGCCGGAGGCGGTTGTGTCGTTCCCTCGTCGCGCGGTGTCGTCATCGTCCCGTCTCGGTCTCGTGGTGGAAGGGGGCGTGCCGTCACCCGCGGCCGGACGTGGGCGCGGGCGGTGGCCGGGGAGTCGGGGAGGGCGGGGGCCCGGCCGGTGGCGCGGGGTCCGGTGCGTGACGACGGGACCCCGCGCTCCGGTGGCGTCGGGCAGGGCTCAGGACGGCCGGTTGGCGTCCGGGATCTCGATGCTGGGGCCCTTCCCCTCGGACAGGTAGAACAGGACGAACTTCCTCAGGGCCTCCTCCACCGTCCAGGCGCCCGCCGGAATCAGGGGCAGCGGAATGAGCCCCTCGCGGAAGGCCACCAGCAGCGGCCAGGCGGCGCTGATCAACGGCTGCCAGAACGGTTCCTTGTCCAGCCCGATCAGGTCGCCGGTCCGGTTGCCGAGCGTGTAGCGGGTGAACCCGTTGATCAGGGGCCGGGTGAGCCCGGCGTCGAGGTCCGCGACGAGGTCCAGGAGGACGTCCGTCAGCTCCCTGCCCTCGGGCGTGGACGCCAGGATCGGGTCGAGGACCTGCCGGGAC is a genomic window containing:
- a CDS encoding molybdopterin cofactor-binding domain-containing protein produces the protein MTTPRDEGTTQPPPAGSGTRPWGRRRFLGYVLAAPTLITAAQLVPPTPARADSPSPGIPSPEITDLIDLNDVMTAAALPTSGLITVRVNPDGTVSFALPRTEVGQGITTSTAMLIAEELGIPLERVHITLADARPELLFNQLTGGSNTTFSTYTPIRTAAAVARDRLLRTAAAEWGLTTTELTWTAGVVTGPGGHSAGIGALSRKAAGVRTEQVSVALKPRDTFTVVGTPRGRVDARAAVTGGKRFTMDLNVPDALPTMVCRPPTINGKVGAVSNLPEVRAMPGVTDVVVISTGVAVRAATFGRCIDAVRALRVSWRAGSAEGKSDASVLKELRAAELPLGLPPLTPHVEERFTFHFRGNSALEPNCAIADVRRDRAEIWSSLKAPIVAKEAIAARLGLPLSAVTVHVTEGGGSFGRKLFFDAALEAAEVSRQIGKPVKLMWHRADDTRQGRTHPMAISRVRIDYLGNTVLGYRQRHTSVSTDLGHGLGEIFTALAARLPVGDIGFSETFFQLSQSMPYDFGVNSRLLSETDKGFNTGSMRNVYSPDVTCARELLVDRLAARMDKDPHRFRHDFLRDDRARAVLDRAAEAGNWGRDMPAGTAQGIAFHNEYHSAVAVLTELDCRPETVGRTVRDGVAGPRVTKAVVAVDVGLAVNPRGVEAQMMGCLMDGIALALTSSLHLRDGHFLEASWDNYFYTRQWNTPPELEIVVMPDSTGRPGGAGELGVAASMAAVACAYARATGTLPTVFPINHGTLSFAPKPTVPPVPASPTDGLDHVR